A single genomic interval of Cupriavidus necator harbors:
- a CDS encoding ABC transporter substrate-binding protein, whose product MNHRHALRRIAASALAFAAALACGTAQAQPRAAVSDDVVKLGMLLDMSGLYADVTGRGSATAAQMAIDDFGGKVLGKKIELVVVDHQNKADIAANKAREWFDTANVDAILDVAASAPALAVLEVARQKNRIVVFSGPGTERITNDLCTPVSVHYAYDTYALANTTARAMVQRGGKSWFFLTADYAFGHTLQDSATAVVNETGGKVLGAARHPLATSDFASYLLQAQASKAQVVGLANAGGDTVNAIKAASEFGLTRNNTQRMAGLLLYINDIHAIGLKTASGLVLTEAFYWDMNDATRAWSRRYFDKLRKMPNMSQAGAYSSVTHYLKAVQAAGTDETAAVMKKMKSMPINDFFAKNGRIREDGRMVHDMYLFEVKTPAESRYPWDYYKVLATVPGEQAFMPVSKSQCSLVRR is encoded by the coding sequence ATGAACCATCGCCACGCGCTCCGCCGCATTGCCGCCAGCGCCCTCGCCTTCGCCGCGGCGCTTGCCTGCGGCACCGCCCAGGCCCAGCCCAGGGCCGCCGTCTCTGACGATGTCGTCAAGCTCGGCATGCTGCTCGACATGAGCGGCCTGTATGCCGACGTCACCGGCCGCGGCAGCGCCACCGCCGCGCAGATGGCCATCGACGATTTCGGCGGCAAGGTGCTGGGCAAGAAGATCGAGCTGGTGGTGGTCGATCACCAGAACAAGGCCGACATCGCCGCCAACAAGGCGCGCGAATGGTTCGACACTGCCAATGTCGACGCCATCCTCGACGTGGCCGCGTCTGCGCCGGCGCTGGCGGTGCTTGAGGTTGCACGACAGAAGAACCGCATCGTGGTGTTCTCCGGCCCGGGCACCGAGCGCATCACCAACGACCTGTGCACGCCGGTGTCAGTGCACTACGCCTACGACACCTACGCGCTGGCCAACACCACCGCGCGCGCGATGGTGCAGCGCGGCGGCAAGTCCTGGTTCTTCCTGACGGCGGACTACGCCTTCGGCCACACGCTGCAGGACTCGGCCACCGCGGTCGTCAACGAGACCGGCGGCAAGGTGCTGGGCGCCGCGCGCCACCCGCTGGCCACCAGCGACTTTGCCTCTTACCTGCTGCAGGCGCAGGCCAGCAAGGCACAGGTGGTGGGCCTGGCCAATGCCGGCGGCGATACCGTCAACGCGATCAAGGCCGCCTCCGAATTCGGCCTGACCCGCAACAACACGCAGCGCATGGCGGGCCTGCTGCTCTATATCAACGACATCCACGCCATCGGCCTGAAGACGGCCTCCGGGCTGGTGCTGACCGAAGCTTTCTACTGGGATATGAACGATGCCACGCGAGCCTGGTCGCGCCGCTATTTCGACAAGCTCAGGAAAATGCCCAACATGAGCCAGGCGGGTGCGTATTCATCGGTGACGCACTACCTGAAGGCCGTGCAGGCAGCCGGCACAGACGAGACCGCGGCGGTGATGAAGAAGATGAAGTCGATGCCGATCAACGACTTCTTTGCAAAGAACGGCCGCATCCGCGAAGACGGCCGCATGGTCCACGACATGTATCTGTTCGAGGTCAAGACGCCGGCCGAGTCCAGGTACCCATGGGACTACTACAAGGTGCTGGCCACGGTGCCGGGCGAGCAGGCGTTCATGCCGGTGTCGAAATCGCAGTGTTCGCTGGTCAGGCGCTGA
- a CDS encoding cyclase family protein: protein MRWKQRPQGSNWGDFGPDDQLGRINLIGPEQVVKGAREVQAGISFCLSLPLDYPGGNKLNPRRHPPVLRPTLRDDIPYLNFPLAKVDPTATDVISDDQVLLCLQYSTQWDALAHVGALFDADGDGRPERVYYNGYRANEHIVGPVDYAEDDNFAAHPCGHDHSAAQALGIENFAVKGMQGRGVLVDLAHTFGMDFRNVGYDDLMHALDAGNVEVERGDMLLLRTGFAEVVLSMQRKPDEAVLHHSCCALDGRDERLLNWITDAGIAALIADNYAVERYPARPAPDGDKSHPLLPLHHHCLFKLGLPLGELWYLRELADWLRANGRTRFQLTAPPLRLPGAVGSPVTPIATV from the coding sequence ATGCGCTGGAAGCAACGTCCGCAAGGTTCCAACTGGGGTGACTTCGGCCCCGACGACCAGCTCGGCCGCATCAACCTGATCGGCCCGGAACAAGTCGTCAAGGGCGCGCGCGAGGTGCAGGCCGGCATCAGCTTCTGCCTGTCGCTGCCGCTGGACTACCCCGGCGGCAACAAGCTCAACCCGCGCCGGCATCCGCCGGTGCTGCGGCCTACCCTGCGCGACGACATCCCCTATTTGAACTTCCCGCTGGCCAAGGTCGATCCCACCGCCACCGACGTCATCAGCGACGACCAGGTGCTGCTGTGCCTGCAATACAGCACGCAATGGGATGCGCTGGCGCACGTGGGGGCGCTGTTCGATGCCGACGGCGATGGCCGCCCGGAGCGCGTGTACTACAACGGCTACCGCGCCAACGAGCATATCGTCGGCCCGGTGGACTATGCCGAGGATGACAACTTCGCCGCGCACCCTTGCGGCCACGACCACAGTGCCGCGCAGGCGCTGGGCATCGAGAACTTCGCGGTCAAGGGGATGCAGGGCCGCGGCGTGCTGGTGGACCTGGCGCATACCTTCGGCATGGACTTCCGCAATGTCGGCTACGACGACCTGATGCACGCGCTGGATGCCGGCAATGTGGAAGTCGAACGCGGCGACATGCTGCTGCTGCGCACCGGCTTTGCCGAGGTGGTGCTGTCGATGCAGCGCAAACCCGATGAAGCCGTGCTGCACCACAGCTGCTGCGCGCTGGACGGCCGCGACGAGCGCCTGCTGAACTGGATCACCGATGCCGGCATCGCCGCGCTGATCGCCGACAACTACGCGGTGGAACGCTACCCCGCCCGCCCCGCGCCCGACGGCGACAAGAGCCACCCGCTGCTGCCGCTGCACCACCATTGCCTGTTCAAGCTGGGCCTACCGCTGGGCGAGCTGTGGTACCTGCGCGAGCTGGCGGACTGGTTGCGCGCCAACGGCCGCACCCGCTTCCAGCTCACCGCCCCGCCGTTGCGCCTGCCCGGCGCGGTGGGGTCGCCGGTGACGCCGATCGCCACGGTATAA
- the garD gene encoding galactarate dehydratase — MTVTPTAGGQAARPLYITMHANDNVAIVANDGGLPAGMEFPCGLVLAEGVPQGHKVALTDLREGDAVIRYNVVIGYALKDLPRGSWVNERVIRMPAAPELHDLPVGTRVAPLLPLEGYTFEGYRNADGSVGTRNILGITTTVQCVEGVVEFAVRRIKEELLPKYPNVDDVVGLEHTYGCGVAIDAPDAGIPIRTIRNIALNPNFGGEVMIVSLGCEKLQPARLIGAGTIPIQQEGEPDVVCLQDEQHVGFASMIDSIMATAEKHLARLNARRRETCPASDLVVGVQCGGSDAFSGVTANPAVGFATDLLVRAGATVMFSEVTEVRDGIDQLTARAATPEVAEALVRQMAWYDRYLEQGKVDRSANTTPGNKKGGLSNIVEKAMGSIVKSGTGPIHGVTGPGEKVTQKGLIYAATPAGDFVCGTLQLAAGMNLHVFTTGRGTPYGLAEVPVIKVSTRNDLARRWHDLMDVNAGRIATGEATIEEVGWELFHTLLAVASGKKSWAEHWKIRNALVLFNPAPVT, encoded by the coding sequence ATGACAGTGACCCCGACAGCAGGTGGACAGGCGGCTCGCCCGCTGTACATCACGATGCACGCGAACGACAACGTCGCGATCGTGGCCAACGACGGCGGCCTGCCGGCGGGAATGGAATTCCCCTGCGGCCTGGTGCTGGCCGAGGGCGTACCCCAGGGCCACAAGGTGGCGCTGACTGACCTGCGCGAGGGCGACGCGGTGATCCGCTACAACGTGGTGATCGGCTATGCTCTGAAAGACCTGCCGCGCGGCAGCTGGGTCAATGAGCGCGTGATCCGCATGCCGGCCGCGCCGGAACTGCACGACCTGCCGGTCGGCACGCGCGTGGCGCCGCTGCTACCGCTGGAAGGCTATACCTTCGAGGGCTACCGCAATGCGGACGGCTCGGTTGGCACACGCAATATCCTGGGCATCACCACTACGGTGCAGTGCGTGGAGGGCGTGGTGGAGTTTGCCGTGCGGCGCATCAAGGAAGAACTTCTGCCGAAGTATCCCAATGTCGACGACGTGGTGGGCCTTGAGCACACCTACGGCTGCGGCGTGGCAATCGACGCGCCCGATGCCGGCATCCCGATCCGCACCATCCGCAATATCGCGCTGAACCCCAATTTCGGCGGCGAGGTGATGATCGTCAGCCTGGGTTGCGAGAAGCTGCAGCCGGCGCGCCTGATCGGCGCCGGCACCATCCCGATCCAGCAGGAGGGCGAGCCCGACGTGGTCTGCCTGCAGGACGAGCAGCACGTGGGCTTTGCCTCGATGATCGATTCGATCATGGCCACGGCAGAGAAGCATCTGGCCCGCCTGAACGCGCGCCGGCGCGAGACCTGTCCGGCGTCAGACCTGGTGGTCGGCGTGCAGTGCGGCGGCAGCGATGCCTTCTCCGGCGTCACCGCCAACCCCGCGGTGGGCTTTGCCACCGACCTGCTGGTGCGCGCCGGGGCCACGGTGATGTTCTCCGAAGTGACCGAGGTGCGCGACGGCATCGACCAACTGACCGCGCGCGCGGCCACCCCCGAGGTGGCCGAGGCGCTGGTGCGGCAGATGGCCTGGTACGACCGCTACCTGGAGCAGGGCAAGGTCGACCGCAGCGCCAACACCACGCCGGGCAACAAGAAGGGCGGCCTGTCGAACATCGTGGAAAAGGCGATGGGCTCGATTGTCAAGTCGGGCACCGGCCCGATCCACGGCGTCACCGGCCCCGGCGAGAAGGTCACGCAGAAGGGGCTGATCTACGCCGCCACGCCCGCGGGCGATTTTGTCTGCGGCACGCTGCAGCTGGCCGCCGGCATGAACCTGCACGTGTTCACCACCGGGCGCGGCACGCCGTACGGGCTGGCCGAGGTGCCGGTGATCAAGGTGTCCACCCGCAATGACCTGGCACGGCGCTGGCATGACCTGATGGATGTCAACGCCGGCCGCATCGCGACCGGCGAGGCCACCATCGAGGAAGTGGGCTGGGAGCTGTTCCACACGCTCCTGGCCGTGGCCAGTGGCAAGAAGTCATGGGCCGAGCACTGGAAGATCCGCAATGCGCTGGTGCTGTTCAACCCGGCACCGGTGACCTGA
- a CDS encoding DUF3820 family protein has product MNDFDADALKRLVTVTMPFGKHKGTVIADLPGNYLNWFAREGFPPGQIGALLALMHELDHNGLSHLLRPLRGRT; this is encoded by the coding sequence ATGAACGATTTCGACGCCGACGCCCTCAAGCGGCTGGTCACAGTCACCATGCCCTTTGGCAAGCACAAAGGCACGGTGATCGCCGACCTGCCAGGCAACTACCTGAACTGGTTCGCGCGCGAGGGCTTCCCGCCGGGGCAGATCGGCGCGCTGCTGGCGCTGATGCATGAGCTGGACCACAACGGCCTGTCGCATCTGCTCAGGCCGTTGCGCGGGCGCACCTAG
- a CDS encoding LysR family transcriptional regulator, whose product MDKWTQIEFFVQVAELGSLTKAAEQLGMSSAAATRCLNALEERLGARLVERTTRRLWLTDAGREYHRRCAAMLAEMAEAEAAINEATLNPTGVLRVTASASFAMIHLAPALPAFRACYPNLAVQIIAANRYPDFIEAGIDVAIRTREHEGDSGITVRKLAETRRVLAASPGYLAERGMPDAPDALRQHQMLIYNLANDPYLLHFRRGDETATVPVTSVLDSNEGQVIRAAALAGHGILVQPLYIIYEDIVAGRLVPVLPDWQLPKLTINVAYQCRRHQPARIRVFIDFLFERFERLGLARKWEMTAR is encoded by the coding sequence ATGGACAAGTGGACGCAGATTGAGTTTTTTGTGCAGGTTGCGGAACTCGGCAGCCTCACAAAGGCGGCGGAGCAACTCGGCATGTCGAGTGCGGCAGCCACCCGCTGCCTCAATGCGCTGGAAGAGCGCCTGGGAGCGCGCCTGGTCGAGCGCACCACGCGCCGGCTCTGGCTCACGGATGCCGGCCGTGAGTATCACCGGCGCTGTGCCGCGATGCTGGCTGAAATGGCCGAAGCCGAGGCCGCCATCAACGAGGCCACGCTCAATCCAACCGGCGTTCTTCGCGTGACCGCATCGGCATCCTTCGCGATGATCCATCTCGCGCCGGCATTGCCGGCATTTCGGGCGTGCTATCCGAACCTGGCGGTCCAGATCATTGCGGCCAATCGCTATCCTGACTTTATCGAGGCCGGGATCGATGTCGCCATCCGGACACGCGAACATGAGGGGGATTCAGGGATCACGGTGCGAAAACTGGCCGAGACGCGCCGCGTACTGGCGGCGTCGCCTGGCTACCTTGCCGAGCGCGGCATGCCAGATGCGCCAGATGCCTTGCGGCAGCATCAGATGCTCATTTACAACCTTGCCAATGATCCCTACCTGCTTCACTTCCGGCGAGGCGACGAAACGGCAACCGTACCTGTGACCAGCGTGCTCGACTCCAATGAAGGCCAGGTGATCCGCGCAGCGGCCCTGGCGGGCCATGGCATCCTGGTACAGCCGCTCTACATCATCTACGAAGACATCGTTGCCGGCCGGCTGGTGCCGGTCCTGCCGGATTGGCAACTGCCCAAGCTGACGATCAACGTCGCGTATCAGTGCCGCCGCCACCAGCCGGCCAGGATTCGCGTCTTCATCGACTTCCTGTTCGAACGATTCGAGCGGCTTGGACTCGCGAGAAAGTGGGAGATGACCGCCAGGTAG
- a CDS encoding intradiol ring-cleavage dioxygenase, with product MRNLNEDTITQAVLASMANCRDARLRTVMTSLVQHLHAFARDVKLSEEEWFAAIRFLTAVGHITDDKRQEFILLSDVLGLSMLVTAQNNVKPAGCTESTVFGPFYVEDSPAYDSGADISNGAQGEPCFVRGQVRDWEGTAIPDATIEVWQADQHGHYDVQIPGPDGAHTHRARGRLRTGEDGRFSFRSILAEPYPIPHDGPVGALLEALGRHPWRPAHLHFMISAPGCETLITHVFRDGDRYLDSDAVFGVRSTLVADWVQHPPGIAPDGSLLEDPYYTLDFDFVLSRAHERK from the coding sequence ATGCGAAACCTCAATGAAGACACGATCACGCAGGCGGTGCTTGCGTCGATGGCGAACTGCCGCGATGCGCGCCTGCGCACCGTGATGACCAGTCTCGTCCAGCATTTGCATGCCTTCGCGCGTGATGTGAAGCTGAGCGAGGAAGAATGGTTCGCGGCCATTCGTTTTCTGACTGCGGTGGGCCATATCACCGATGACAAGCGCCAGGAATTCATCCTGCTGTCCGATGTGCTTGGCCTGTCGATGCTGGTGACGGCACAAAACAACGTGAAGCCGGCAGGCTGCACCGAGTCCACTGTATTTGGCCCGTTTTACGTGGAAGACAGTCCCGCGTACGACAGCGGCGCGGATATCTCGAATGGCGCGCAAGGCGAGCCCTGCTTTGTGCGCGGGCAGGTGCGGGACTGGGAGGGGACGGCCATTCCGGATGCCACCATCGAAGTCTGGCAGGCGGACCAGCACGGCCACTATGACGTGCAGATTCCGGGCCCTGACGGCGCGCATACCCACCGTGCGCGCGGGCGTTTGCGAACCGGCGAAGACGGCAGGTTTTCGTTTCGCTCGATCCTGGCCGAACCCTATCCGATTCCGCATGACGGCCCGGTCGGCGCGCTGCTGGAGGCGCTTGGCCGCCATCCCTGGCGGCCTGCCCACCTGCACTTCATGATCAGTGCACCGGGTTGCGAGACGCTGATTACCCATGTCTTTCGCGACGGTGACCGCTACCTCGACTCCGACGCCGTGTTCGGCGTGCGCTCGACGCTGGTGGCTGACTGGGTGCAGCACCCGCCGGGCATTGCGCCTGATGGCAGCTTGCTCGAGGACCCTTACTACACCCTCGATTTTGATTTTGTCCTGAGCCGCGCGCACGAACGGAAATGA
- a CDS encoding Dabb family protein — MIRHIVMWKVKGETAHERADAQQRIKAAFEALPGRIPGLRHVEVGIDVSRVDYACDTVLLAEFESLAALKAYADHPEHLHVREQLAGLRIARHQVDYTID; from the coding sequence ATGATCAGGCACATCGTCATGTGGAAGGTGAAGGGTGAGACGGCGCATGAACGGGCTGATGCCCAGCAACGCATCAAGGCGGCCTTCGAGGCCTTGCCCGGCCGCATTCCAGGCCTGCGCCACGTGGAGGTCGGTATCGACGTGAGCCGCGTTGACTACGCGTGCGACACGGTGCTGCTTGCCGAGTTCGAATCGCTCGCGGCGCTCAAGGCCTACGCCGATCACCCGGAGCACCTTCACGTCCGCGAGCAGCTGGCAGGGCTGCGCATCGCCCGCCACCAGGTCGACTACACCATTGATTGA
- a CDS encoding maleylacetate reductase — protein METALEFVYQAAPARVVFGAGSLQHLEREIGLLGAQRALVLCTPEQRDGAQAIMASLGQRAAGLFDRAVMHVPIDTAREARELALACNADCAIAFGGGSTIGLGKAIALESSIPILAIPTTYAGSEMTPIYGVTEGGVKRTGSDMRVLPRAVIYDPELTLTLPVDLSVTSGINAIAHAAEGLYASNANPITSLIAEEGIRALGQGLPGIHRDAADIVARGQALYGAWLCGMVLSNVGMALHHKLCHTLGGSFNLPHAQTHTVVLPHALAFNADFAPQAMQRIARALGTDNAARGVHDLASKLGAPTSLRELGMAHADLDRAAEIASANPYWNPRPISREDLRALLQDAFDGTRP, from the coding sequence ATGGAAACAGCACTGGAATTCGTCTACCAGGCAGCGCCTGCCAGAGTCGTATTTGGCGCGGGTAGCCTGCAGCACCTGGAGCGCGAGATCGGCTTGCTCGGCGCGCAGCGCGCGCTGGTCTTGTGCACGCCCGAGCAGCGCGATGGGGCGCAGGCAATCATGGCATCCCTTGGCCAGCGCGCGGCAGGCCTGTTCGACCGTGCAGTCATGCATGTGCCGATCGACACGGCCCGGGAAGCACGCGAGCTTGCCCTGGCCTGCAATGCCGACTGTGCCATCGCGTTTGGCGGCGGTTCGACGATCGGGCTCGGGAAGGCGATTGCCCTGGAAAGCAGCATTCCCATCCTGGCGATCCCCACCACCTATGCCGGCAGCGAGATGACCCCGATCTACGGCGTTACCGAGGGCGGGGTCAAGCGTACCGGCAGCGATATGCGGGTGCTGCCACGGGCGGTGATCTACGACCCGGAACTGACCCTGACCCTGCCGGTCGACCTGTCCGTGACCAGCGGCATCAACGCCATCGCGCACGCCGCCGAGGGACTCTACGCCAGCAATGCCAATCCGATCACCAGCCTGATCGCTGAAGAAGGTATCCGTGCCCTGGGCCAGGGCTTGCCTGGCATCCATCGCGACGCCGCCGATATTGTGGCCCGCGGCCAGGCGCTCTACGGTGCGTGGCTGTGCGGAATGGTCCTGAGCAACGTCGGCATGGCACTGCACCACAAGCTTTGCCACACACTCGGTGGCAGCTTCAACCTGCCGCACGCCCAGACCCACACGGTGGTGCTGCCACACGCACTGGCGTTCAACGCGGACTTTGCGCCGCAGGCAATGCAGCGGATCGCCCGCGCCCTGGGCACTGACAATGCCGCGCGCGGCGTCCATGACCTGGCGAGCAAGCTCGGGGCGCCGACGTCGCTGCGTGAACTCGGCATGGCGCACGCAGACCTGGACCGCGCCGCGGAGATCGCCAGCGCCAATCCCTACTGGAATCCGCGCCCGATTTCCCGGGAGGACTTGCGTGCGCTGCTGCAGGACGCCTTCGACGGAACGCGTCCGTAA
- a CDS encoding bifunctional 3-(3-hydroxy-phenyl)propionate/3-hydroxycinnamic acid hydroxylase codes for MSINPKQTPEPAAEIFDVAVIGYGPTGLVAASLLGEAGYKVVVIERWPTPYGLPRLTHIDGETARIVQACGDVDQALRDACGLGPYQYRNADDELLIELDWTGHACGFPAHISIYQPDIEDAIHQRAASFPGVEILRGWEAETLRQDEDGVRISAHLWRGAQDSQWTTPSREFIAKYVIGADGANSFVRRSLCIERDDFGQNERWLNLDSENKRDLGEKFSLTTIYCDPARAHMYMPIGTRRTRFELRVLPGEDTAYWEDEAVGWRWLKEQHGLGPEDMRLLRHVVYTFETRMAHRWRDGRIFLAGDAAHTMMPYMGQGACSGMRDGINLAWKLDLVLSGRSAPGLLDTYEEERRPHVSKIMEMARFLGKVANEDDPQKVAERDAAFRARSIPPMPPFPRLEAGIVHAEVDGSLLPAIGTPAPQGRVRKGEVEGRLDDVVGHGFLLIALDDPLRYLDEGQLGFLEQLGCHIVVLSDAASIPGAVVELNGAQAAFMRAHGMQAYISRPDFAVFGGVSDLAHLPGLVDSLRQKLHWRGAAQSSMLAGTSAAAVS; via the coding sequence ATGAGCATCAATCCGAAGCAAACACCCGAGCCGGCCGCAGAAATCTTCGACGTAGCCGTGATCGGATATGGCCCGACCGGACTCGTCGCGGCCTCGCTGCTGGGCGAGGCTGGCTACAAGGTGGTTGTCATTGAACGCTGGCCCACGCCTTATGGCCTGCCGCGCCTGACCCATATCGATGGCGAGACGGCACGGATCGTCCAGGCGTGCGGAGACGTTGACCAGGCCCTGCGCGATGCCTGTGGGCTGGGTCCGTATCAGTATCGCAACGCCGACGATGAGCTCCTCATTGAACTGGACTGGACCGGGCACGCGTGCGGCTTCCCGGCCCATATCTCGATTTACCAGCCCGATATCGAAGACGCCATTCATCAGCGCGCGGCAAGCTTTCCCGGGGTCGAGATCCTTCGCGGCTGGGAGGCAGAGACGCTCAGGCAGGACGAGGATGGCGTCAGGATCTCCGCGCACCTCTGGCGCGGCGCGCAGGACTCGCAATGGACGACACCGTCGCGCGAGTTCATCGCAAAGTACGTCATTGGCGCCGACGGGGCGAACAGCTTTGTCCGCCGCAGTCTGTGCATCGAACGCGACGACTTCGGGCAGAACGAGCGCTGGTTGAACCTTGACTCGGAGAACAAGCGGGACCTTGGCGAGAAGTTCTCGCTCACGACCATCTATTGCGACCCGGCGCGGGCCCATATGTACATGCCGATCGGCACCCGGCGGACTCGCTTCGAACTGCGGGTGCTGCCTGGCGAGGATACTGCCTACTGGGAGGACGAGGCCGTCGGCTGGCGCTGGCTGAAGGAGCAGCATGGCCTGGGCCCGGAAGACATGCGCCTGTTGCGCCATGTCGTCTACACATTCGAAACCCGCATGGCGCACCGGTGGCGCGACGGGCGGATCTTCCTGGCCGGCGATGCCGCGCATACGATGATGCCCTATATGGGGCAAGGCGCGTGTTCGGGCATGCGAGACGGCATCAACCTGGCCTGGAAGCTGGACCTGGTGCTCAGTGGCCGAAGCGCGCCGGGTCTGCTGGATACGTATGAAGAAGAGCGCAGGCCCCACGTCAGCAAGATCATGGAGATGGCGAGATTCCTTGGCAAGGTTGCCAACGAAGACGATCCGCAAAAGGTTGCCGAGCGCGACGCCGCATTCCGGGCCCGGTCGATCCCCCCGATGCCGCCGTTTCCGAGGCTCGAAGCCGGCATCGTGCATGCCGAGGTGGATGGCAGCCTGTTGCCCGCGATCGGCACGCCCGCTCCGCAGGGACGCGTGCGCAAGGGGGAAGTCGAAGGGCGCCTCGATGACGTGGTCGGTCATGGCTTCCTGCTGATCGCTCTTGACGATCCGTTGCGCTACCTCGATGAAGGCCAGCTCGGTTTCCTTGAGCAACTCGGCTGCCATATCGTCGTGCTGTCCGACGCGGCGTCGATACCCGGGGCAGTGGTGGAACTCAATGGCGCGCAGGCAGCGTTCATGCGCGCGCATGGCATGCAGGCTTACATCAGCCGGCCGGACTTTGCTGTCTTCGGCGGCGTTTCCGACCTGGCGCATCTGCCCGGCCTGGTCGATTCCCTGCGCCAGAAGCTGCACTGGCGCGGTGCGGCGCAATCCAGCATGCTGGCCGGGACCAGCGCAGCGGCTGTTTCGTGA
- a CDS encoding alpha/beta hydrolase family protein, with product MMTTTVSSAALAFQRAMPVTRLLDCGMDYADAVRLFDATSRGEDWDRVAESLADAQLERAEHAARAGHLVTAAQAQSMAIADLVFAQMAFNHDAPRKLGLYSRLVAATHQLCHWSAQGLERVELSFANGRLTGWLMRPPAGHARGTVLLFGGQSGWGVAYLPLARALAERGLATLMAEGPGQGETRLVHGIHVDVDIPAAYRCFVSRIAEDASLGVPGIWGNSVGGLWAAATAATDDRIRACCINGALAAPTLLPFRTFEEQAAAMLGSTNQAAIQANFERMRFHSHRDRIACPLLVLHGGEDPLVKLEDQQPFLDAALTDDVTLRIWPDGEHTIYNHAAERTALVADWFADRLC from the coding sequence ATGATGACGACAACGGTTTCTTCGGCAGCGCTTGCGTTCCAGCGGGCGATGCCGGTCACACGCTTGCTGGATTGCGGCATGGACTATGCCGACGCCGTCCGGCTGTTCGACGCCACCAGCCGGGGAGAGGATTGGGATCGCGTGGCCGAGTCGCTCGCCGATGCTCAGCTGGAGCGCGCCGAGCATGCTGCCAGGGCCGGCCACCTGGTGACAGCCGCCCAGGCCCAGTCCATGGCGATTGCCGACCTGGTCTTTGCGCAGATGGCCTTCAATCACGACGCGCCACGCAAACTCGGCTTGTACAGTCGCCTGGTGGCTGCGACGCACCAGCTTTGCCACTGGTCCGCACAAGGCCTCGAGCGCGTTGAGCTTTCATTCGCAAATGGTCGCCTGACAGGGTGGCTGATGCGCCCGCCAGCCGGCCACGCGCGCGGCACCGTGCTGCTCTTTGGCGGGCAGAGCGGCTGGGGGGTGGCATACCTGCCGCTGGCGCGGGCCCTGGCGGAACGCGGTCTCGCCACGCTGATGGCGGAAGGCCCGGGGCAGGGCGAAACCCGGCTGGTCCACGGCATTCATGTCGACGTGGATATTCCCGCGGCCTACCGGTGCTTTGTGTCACGGATAGCCGAGGATGCATCGCTTGGCGTCCCCGGCATCTGGGGGAACAGCGTGGGCGGGCTCTGGGCGGCAGCCACGGCAGCGACGGACGACAGGATCCGGGCGTGCTGCATCAACGGTGCCCTCGCAGCTCCCACACTGCTGCCGTTCCGGACGTTCGAGGAGCAGGCAGCCGCCATGCTGGGCAGCACGAACCAGGCAGCCATCCAGGCCAATTTCGAACGCATGCGCTTTCACTCGCACCGCGACAGGATCGCTTGCCCGCTGCTCGTGCTGCATGGCGGCGAGGATCCGTTGGTGAAGCTGGAAGACCAGCAGCCGTTCCTGGACGCGGCGCTCACGGACGACGTGACGCTACGAATCTGGCCGGATGGCGAGCATACGATCTACAACCACGCGGCCGAGCGGACTGCACTGGTGGCGGATTGGTTCGCGGACCGGCTCTGCTGA